One Bacillus amyloliquefaciens DSM 7 = ATCC 23350 DNA window includes the following coding sequences:
- a CDS encoding anthranilate synthase component II — protein sequence MRVLLVDAFDSFVFVIAQYYAKVGAHTKVVRVNDDPISQYQRWKPQLLVLGPGPGTPQEHGYPEIIRAAGEHQAIFGVCLGHQAIGEFFGCKLKNAPTIEHGKKAQVQHDGQGIFCHVPSPVTVVRYHSLAITDPGTENELVTSAFSQEDGVVMGVRHRTRPIEGVQFHPESIGTEHGITMIRNSLALANYPSLMSS from the coding sequence ATGAGAGTTTTATTGGTAGATGCCTTTGATAGCTTTGTATTCGTCATTGCACAGTATTACGCAAAGGTTGGCGCACACACGAAGGTGGTACGTGTGAATGATGACCCAATAAGTCAGTACCAGCGGTGGAAGCCTCAACTTCTAGTCCTGGGGCCAGGTCCAGGAACACCGCAGGAACATGGATACCCAGAAATAATTCGTGCAGCAGGTGAACATCAAGCTATATTCGGCGTCTGTTTGGGCCACCAAGCTATTGGGGAGTTTTTTGGCTGTAAGCTCAAAAATGCACCTACTATCGAGCACGGCAAGAAAGCTCAGGTGCAACACGACGGACAAGGTATCTTTTGCCATGTCCCATCGCCCGTCACTGTAGTCCGGTACCATTCACTGGCTATCACCGATCCCGGTACGGAAAACGAACTGGTTACATCCGCATTTTCTCAAGAAGATGGCGTGGTAATGGGGGTGCGTCATCGTACGAGACCAATCGAAGGTGTGCAGTTTCACCCCGAGAGTATCGGAACGGAGCACGGGATCACAATGATACGGAACTCGCTGGCGTTGGCTAACTACCCTAGCTTAATGTCGAGCTGA
- a CDS encoding anthranilate synthase component I family protein, whose protein sequence is MNTQEQKDSWVVEQSVVPEAAPVAQVRRRVLSLYPRSALFETGTGFQAVDGKQTMFMVDLLFELILVDGTWQVFGSGPFEMKTSECSEVVNDHTKPLWERMRKVTQILALPEGFPLVLVLGYSAARFVEHLPRIAIEKGEPEVVLRVYRHVVRYNGAEGGAQVDVLKCRHDEVTDTEILIATLTDPEIDLAPRGPWDLGVIQGLTERSTFCDAVNRAKEHIRAGDIYQVQLCRCAISSARIPPLDLYERLASINPAPYMYYLDLGDRHVVSSSPELMIRSGDGGAQVRPIAGTMAQEDQRGSRLDHIPKEAAEHLMLVDLARNDLARCAIPGGVDVTSFMQMDAYGPLFHLVSTVETPVRADSDIWDLIEANFPAGTMTGAPKVRAMEIIAELEDTARGLFTGCAGYINGENSGVLALTIRTIVGDSGRYVLRAAAGIVADSKASAEWDEAGAKIRSFARAIGGSV, encoded by the coding sequence AAGTTTATACCCTCGATCGGCCTTATTTGAGACGGGGACTGGTTTTCAAGCTGTCGATGGTAAACAAACAATGTTCATGGTTGATTTGCTGTTTGAGCTCATACTAGTAGATGGCACTTGGCAAGTATTCGGCAGTGGTCCTTTTGAGATGAAAACCAGCGAATGTAGCGAGGTAGTTAATGATCACACTAAGCCCTTATGGGAGCGCATGAGAAAGGTGACACAGATCCTTGCGTTGCCGGAGGGTTTCCCGCTCGTGTTGGTTCTGGGGTATAGTGCAGCTCGTTTTGTTGAACATCTACCGCGGATAGCTATTGAAAAGGGAGAACCGGAGGTGGTATTGCGCGTCTACAGACACGTCGTGCGCTACAACGGTGCTGAAGGAGGTGCCCAAGTCGATGTATTGAAGTGTAGACACGATGAGGTCACAGATACCGAAATTTTAATCGCAACTCTTACCGATCCCGAAATAGATCTGGCTCCACGTGGTCCATGGGATTTAGGAGTTATTCAGGGTTTAACGGAGCGGAGCACCTTCTGCGATGCGGTGAACCGTGCCAAAGAACATATTCGTGCTGGTGACATCTATCAGGTTCAGTTGTGTCGGTGCGCAATATCGAGTGCGAGGATTCCCCCATTAGACCTCTATGAAAGACTCGCATCAATTAATCCGGCTCCGTATATGTATTACTTGGACCTTGGCGACCGGCATGTGGTGTCCTCCAGCCCAGAGCTCATGATCCGTAGTGGTGATGGTGGTGCTCAAGTTCGCCCCATCGCGGGAACAATGGCGCAGGAAGATCAGCGGGGCAGTCGCTTGGACCACATTCCCAAAGAGGCGGCCGAGCATCTGATGCTTGTGGATCTGGCGCGCAATGATTTAGCACGTTGCGCTATCCCAGGAGGTGTGGATGTAACCTCGTTTATGCAGATGGATGCATACGGTCCACTTTTTCACTTGGTCTCGACTGTTGAGACTCCGGTCCGTGCAGATTCCGACATATGGGACTTGATTGAAGCAAATTTTCCGGCGGGCACAATGACAGGTGCACCCAAAGTCCGTGCGATGGAGATTATCGCCGAGCTCGAAGATACTGCACGAGGGTTGTTCACTGGTTGCGCTGGGTATATCAATGGAGAGAACAGTGGTGTGCTTGCCCTGACCATCAGAACAATCGTCGGTGACTCTGGTCGCTACGTATTGCGAGCTGCTGCGGGTATTGTGGCTGACTCGAAGGCATCGGCTGAATGGGACGAGGCGGGAGCGAAAATACGGTCGTTTGCCAGAGCGATAGGAGGGAGCGTATGA